In Persephonella sp. IF05-L8, the following are encoded in one genomic region:
- the modA gene encoding molybdate ABC transporter substrate-binding protein, producing the protein MKNILFALLLLFYVSYGETLTIAAAANVQYALKEITQEFQKRYPAVRITKIISSSGKLTAQIIRGAPYDLLLSADMKYPEFLYKKGFAISKPVVYAKGTLVLWSMKDIPLENEIKSLLNPSIKKIAIPDPKTAPYGREAKKALEKSGIYQKVRYKLVYGESVGQATQYIYKGLVDVGFTAKSVVLSPQMKNKGRWIEIDNSLYSPIKQGVIILKHGKNNLYAQKFIEFLLSDTGKKILKRYGYQIDE; encoded by the coding sequence ATGAAAAATATACTTTTTGCGTTGCTTTTGCTTTTTTATGTTTCTTACGGAGAGACACTTACTATAGCAGCAGCTGCCAATGTCCAGTATGCTTTAAAAGAGATTACACAGGAATTTCAGAAAAGATATCCAGCAGTAAGAATAACAAAAATTATATCTTCGTCAGGCAAATTAACAGCCCAGATTATAAGAGGTGCTCCCTATGACCTACTTTTATCGGCAGATATGAAATATCCTGAATTTTTATATAAAAAAGGTTTTGCTATTTCAAAGCCTGTTGTGTATGCAAAAGGAACCCTTGTTTTGTGGAGTATGAAAGATATTCCTCTTGAAAATGAAATAAAATCCCTATTAAATCCCTCAATCAAAAAAATAGCCATTCCTGACCCAAAAACTGCTCCATACGGCAGAGAAGCTAAAAAAGCCCTTGAAAAATCAGGAATATACCAGAAAGTGAGATATAAACTTGTATATGGCGAAAGTGTTGGACAGGCTACCCAGTATATATATAAGGGTCTTGTGGATGTTGGCTTTACAGCAAAATCAGTGGTTTTATCTCCCCAGATGAAAAATAAAGGCAGATGGATAGAAATTGATAACTCATTATACTCTCCTATAAAACAGGGAGTTATTATTCTGAAACATGGAAAAAATAATCTTTATGCACAGAAATTTATTGAGTTTTTACTCTCAGACACAGGTAAAAAAATCTTGAAAAGGTATGGATATCAGATAGATGAATAA
- a CDS encoding TOBE domain-containing protein: MNKILGKIVEISSSENISLIAVDTGSRVLYSLVVETPETAKYLKIGEKIYLLIKETEVALAREIQNCQTSFLNQINCIVEKIISGKVLSKIVLNCETCQLKAILPTEAIKQMKLKENENVVALIKANEITIMEADG; this comes from the coding sequence ATGAATAAAATCTTAGGCAAAATAGTTGAGATAAGCAGCAGTGAGAATATATCGCTGATTGCAGTTGATACAGGAAGCAGAGTTTTATATTCTCTTGTTGTTGAAACACCTGAGACTGCAAAGTATTTAAAAATCGGGGAAAAAATATATCTTCTAATTAAAGAAACTGAAGTGGCTTTAGCAAGAGAGATACAAAACTGCCAGACATCTTTTTTAAACCAGATAAACTGTATTGTAGAAAAAATCATATCAGGAAAGGTTCTATCAAAAATAGTTCTAAATTGTGAAACCTGCCAGCTAAAAGCCATATTGCCTACAGAGGCAATAAAACAGATGAAGCTTAAAGAAAACGAAAATGTGGTAGCCTTAATAAAGGCAAACGAAATCACAATAATGGAAGCAGATGGATAG
- the modB gene encoding molybdate ABC transporter permease subunit, giving the protein MDREFIETIILTFKLATLTTVILFFVGLPVAYFLAYSKFRFKPVIETIVSLPLVLPPTVLGFYFLILFNPTGFLGKIIEQLFDLRLVFTFEGLVIGSVIYSFPFMVHPLQSGFQSIPSNIIEAAYTLGKSRLETLFKVILPNMKPAILTGIVLSFAHTIGEFGVVLMIGGSIPGETKVASIAIYEEVEALNYDKANLYALILFVITFSVLILVYTLNRKFTRADKL; this is encoded by the coding sequence ATGGATAGGGAATTTATTGAAACAATTATACTGACCTTTAAACTGGCAACATTAACAACAGTTATTCTTTTTTTTGTTGGTCTGCCTGTGGCATATTTTCTTGCCTACTCAAAATTCAGATTTAAGCCTGTTATAGAAACTATTGTTAGCCTTCCTCTTGTTTTGCCTCCTACAGTGCTGGGATTTTATTTCCTTATCCTGTTTAACCCTACTGGTTTTTTAGGGAAAATAATTGAACAATTATTTGATTTAAGACTTGTTTTTACGTTCGAGGGTCTTGTTATCGGTTCAGTTATTTATAGCTTTCCTTTTATGGTTCACCCTTTGCAGTCAGGTTTTCAATCAATTCCGTCTAATATAATAGAAGCAGCTTACACACTTGGTAAATCAAGGCTTGAAACACTTTTTAAAGTAATTCTTCCAAATATGAAACCAGCTATTTTGACAGGAATTGTTCTATCTTTTGCCCATACTATTGGGGAATTTGGGGTTGTTCTTATGATAGGTGGTTCAATTCCCGGTGAAACAAAGGTGGCTTCAATAGCAATTTATGAAGAAGTAGAAGCTTTAAATTACGATAAAGCAAATCTGTATGCATTAATCTTGTTTGTTATCACTTTTTCGGTGCTTATACTTGTTTACACACTTAATAGAAAATTTACCAGGGCAGATAAGCTATGA
- a CDS encoding ATP-binding cassette domain-containing protein, with translation MKIQLKKELSGTEGKFLLDIDISIKEGSFITIFGKSGAGKTTILRAIAGLTEVEGFIQVKNTVWLDSSKGINLPPQKRKVGFVFQDYALFPNMTVEENIKFAMDKEDKAFLEHLLELTELSGIKNRKPESLSGGQKQRVALVRAVARKPDVLLLDEPLSALDMDMRRKLQEELIKIHNEFNLTTIMVSHDFSEIFRLSEKVFVLENGKIIKSGAPDEIFIQERISGKFRFSGEIIQIKQDETVYIVSVLVGNNVVRVIADPEEIEGLKIGDKVVVVSKAFNPFILKV, from the coding sequence ATGAAAATTCAACTTAAAAAAGAACTTTCAGGGACAGAAGGAAAGTTTTTACTGGATATTGATATATCCATAAAAGAAGGCAGTTTTATCACTATTTTTGGAAAATCTGGAGCAGGAAAAACAACAATTTTAAGGGCAATTGCTGGACTTACAGAGGTGGAAGGTTTTATACAGGTTAAAAATACCGTCTGGCTTGATAGTAGTAAAGGTATAAATCTTCCGCCCCAGAAGAGAAAAGTTGGTTTTGTTTTTCAGGATTATGCTTTGTTTCCAAATATGACTGTTGAAGAAAATATTAAGTTTGCTATGGATAAAGAAGATAAAGCTTTTCTTGAGCATTTACTTGAACTAACAGAGCTTTCAGGAATAAAAAATAGAAAACCAGAAAGTCTTTCAGGTGGACAAAAACAACGGGTAGCCCTTGTTAGAGCAGTTGCAAGAAAACCTGATGTTCTACTTCTGGACGAGCCATTATCAGCACTTGATATGGATATGAGAAGAAAACTTCAAGAAGAACTTATAAAAATTCATAATGAGTTTAATCTCACAACAATTATGGTCAGTCATGATTTTTCAGAGATATTCCGTTTATCAGAAAAGGTTTTTGTTCTTGAAAATGGCAAAATAATTAAATCCGGTGCTCCTGATGAGATATTTATTCAGGAACGGATAAGTGGAAAATTTAGATTTTCAGGGGAAATTATCCAAATCAAACAAGATGAAACTGTCTATATAGTATCTGTTTTAGTTGGAAATAATGTGGTCAGGGTCATTGCAGACCCTGAAGAGATAGAAGGTTTAAAAATAGGCGATAAAGTAGTTGTTGTATCCAAAGCATTTAATCCATTTATCCTAAAGGTATAA
- a CDS encoding cytochrome c biogenesis protein CcdA: MVESVSIGAAFLAGIIAFLSPCVLPIIPGYIAYISGVSAAQISANENKKIDWNVVYSAIAFVIGFSIVFTALGAASTFIGQLLQEYKLIISKIAAVLVILLGVHFTGVFQSKRAKEWLFAIFGISIVLYGYGYFRTKDFLNDFWLLPVIAIALLLFYFTGAYQVLYQQKTTEVKRKPAGIIGAFIVGVAFAFGWTPCIGPVLGAILLYASQQETVMQGVVLLFAFSMGLGIPFILTAMAINQFFRFFNFMRKYFLVIEIVGGLLLIFVGILLLTNSLEAISSLIPLG; this comes from the coding sequence ATGGTTGAAAGTGTTTCCATAGGAGCTGCTTTTCTGGCAGGGATAATTGCATTTTTATCTCCCTGTGTTCTTCCTATTATTCCCGGTTATATTGCATATATCTCAGGTGTATCAGCAGCTCAGATAAGTGCAAATGAAAACAAAAAAATAGACTGGAATGTTGTTTACTCTGCTATAGCATTTGTTATTGGGTTCTCTATAGTGTTTACTGCTCTGGGGGCTGCTTCTACGTTTATCGGTCAGCTTTTGCAGGAATATAAACTGATTATCTCAAAAATTGCAGCTGTCCTGGTGATACTTCTTGGTGTTCATTTTACAGGAGTATTCCAGTCAAAAAGGGCAAAAGAGTGGTTATTTGCAATATTTGGAATTTCCATTGTTTTGTATGGATATGGGTATTTCAGAACAAAGGATTTTCTGAATGATTTCTGGCTTTTGCCTGTAATAGCAATAGCTTTACTGCTTTTTTATTTTACCGGTGCATACCAGGTCTTATATCAGCAGAAAACCACAGAGGTTAAAAGAAAACCTGCAGGTATTATAGGAGCATTTATTGTAGGTGTTGCTTTTGCTTTTGGCTGGACACCGTGTATTGGACCTGTTTTAGGGGCAATTCTCCTATATGCTTCACAGCAGGAAACTGTTATGCAAGGAGTTGTTTTACTTTTTGCATTTTCAATGGGACTGGGAATTCCTTTTATACTGACGGCAATGGCTATTAATCAGTTTTTCAGATTTTTCAATTTTATGAGGAAGTATTTCCTTGTTATTGAGATAGTTGGTGGACTACTCCTTATATTCGTTGGAATACTTCTACTAACTAACTCCCTTGAGGCAATAAGTTCTCTTATACCTTTAGGATAA